One window of Watersipora subatra chromosome 3, tzWatSuba1.1, whole genome shotgun sequence genomic DNA carries:
- the LOC137390109 gene encoding uncharacterized protein — protein MLGEVCQPTGPGPEFFHKFMMNASVEMSKSNRRKQSKPNRLLAEEGNASSPKLQLESTLQSLSGAMLQMQGAAESMETEKEEKNPMDLSTRGTQSPASSAAVGLTYSQPVEAIASAELEIVNFPCHTCGEIFSSRSLQEQHNSERHSSELPKVSSSSPSTVFPTAYHQLATELGLGPLPSGPSPSSTKTSDKPRNSGSLSSSSIGVPSLATSGVGGKGSSGAVFQREAYCDLCQREFCNKYFLKTHKSNIHGIVDPNDPKSANTTSKTTHLQNSSTKLSNSPKLEPVQPVMPRILPPVQHAPVPKPLSNESMEDFCEICQKHFCNKYYLKKHKVDVHNIRPDGSRLSTLAADTVIENRNMPHMPAVSNAPVHPLPMMMPPLSNMNPTSMNSMLFVNPFVPMVPPMLQPPFFLPSMPNLAAAQAATQAMSSASPSIKAESKVLRISTNLERGESLPDSDVKAEGFCDICRKEFCNSYFLQIHRANKHGIFDEATASAAYMMSMAGAADQKEQVDGALTKGSASPASSTTSNAIRPVVLKSDKDRLQTPPAFSLSSAFSLSSAKYDSPASMPTTLSFDAMLAAKQADRIMCDICNKEVCNKYFLKAHKLKMHGITSPMEDRRTTSSADVKGDAATLQPPLPMLTMPEQPPLPSLQPISAQPAPADSTLVEHSSLIKLGIDPEAYCSLCKKEFCSKYFLKTHKLNMHGVKTDIEHRVTPRGTITPPTSVSPASATSPAQSVPVVPGPETFQWKWKENRGKTKNNFPPANESTALGSDQFSWRWREPANATRVFCDICNKELCNKYFLRTHKLKMHGISESNDQAMQASSIMADLARVSQNKGMVSPKGSINVNGFNSQRASPNQSQSSSPTQLEQQAAMREDICQVCGMVFVDVTAVDEHIRVEHGDEIFETPKSSTSEGKSGEKVFECGQCSYKTSVWQKLKSHETHKHNSAMNTCSSCRVTFSHVHMLVKHMRDIHNKDVTLASLELAAQQNTRSETASIKTGVRSTQNRNTSRLKGASNGSTMKFHRRGEKAIRSSLLRSRVYACDKCKYTSSTMRNLRFHQAMKHKSKTTLNTRNQLNGSSSAADVIMQQFDIDSFAGTEFVAKEPVMLPVYHRVTEDVRINVTLTPSRLSSNTRAC, from the exons ATGTTAGGTGAAGTTTGTCAACCTACTGGCCCGGGACCAGAATTTTTTCATAAGTTTATGATGAATGCTTCGGTCGAAATGTCGAAAAGCAACAGAAGAAAACAATCAAAACCTAATCGGTTGTTAGCGGAGGAAGGAAACGCCTCGTCACCCAAACTTCAACTCGAGTCGACGCTTCAAAGCCTTTCAGGGGCAATGTTACAA ATGCAAGGCGCTGCCGAGTCAATGGAAACGGAAAAAGAGGAGAAAAATCCGATGGATCTGTCCACGAGAGGTACCCAGTCTCCAGCGAGCTCAGCTGCAGTTGGGCTCACGTATTCCCAGCCTGTCGAGGCGATCGCCAGTGCAGAGTTGGAAATAGTAAACTTTCCGTGTCACACATGCGGTGAGATTTTCTCTTCCAGATCTCTACAGGAGCAACACAACTCTGAACGCCATTCCAG TGAACTTCCAAAGGTTAGTTCCAGCTCTCCGAGCACTGTATTTCCAACAGCTTACCACCAGCTAGCAACAGAACTTGGTCTAGGACCTCTTCCTTCGGGACCATCGCCATCTTCTACCAAAACCTCAGACAAGCCAAGGAACTCAGGCAGCCTCTCAAGCTCCAGCATCGGTGTACCGTCGCTTGCCACCTCTGGTGTCGGAGGCAAGGGGAGTTCAGGTGCCGTTTTTCAGAGAGAAGCATATTGTGATCTCTGTCAAAGAGAGTTCTGTAACAAGTATTTTCTTAAAACCCATAAATCTAACATTCATGGAATTGTGGATCCGAACGACCCTAAGTCAGCGAACACCACATCCAAGACAACTCATCTCCAGAACTCATCTACAAAACTGAGTAATTCACCAAAACTTGAGCCAGTCCAGCCTGTGATGCCAAGGATCCTGCCCCCGGTCCAGCATGCACCCGTGCCTAAGCCTCTGTCCAATGAGAGTATGGAAGATTTTTGTGAGATTTGTCAGAAACATTTCTGCAACAAATATTACCTTAAAAAACATAAAGTAGATGTACACAATATTCGGCCTGATGGAAGCAGGCTCTCAACGCTGGCCGCTGATACAGTAATAGAAAATCGCAACATGCCACATATGCCAGCAGTTAGCAATGCTCCGGTACATCCCCTTCCGATGATGATGCCACCCCTTTCAAACATGAACCCTACATCGATGAATAGCATGCTCTTTGTCAATCCATTTGTGCCCATGGTTCCACCTATGCTTCAGCCGCCTTTTTTTTTGCCCAGCATGCCCAATCTGGCAGCTGCACAAGCAGCCACCCAGGCTATGTCTAGCGCTTCTCCCTCTATCAAGGCTGAATCTAAGGTTCTAAGGATTTCGACAAATTTGGAAAGGGGAGAGTCGCTGCCTGATAGCGATGTCAAAGCTGAAGGATTCTGCGACATTTGTCG GAAAGAGTTCTGCAACTCGTATTTCCTTCAAATTCATCGAGCGAATAAACATGGCATATTTGATGAGGCGACAGCCTCAGCAGCATATATGATGTCAATGGCTGGGGCAGCGGATCAAAAGGAGCAGGTTGATGGTGCCCTGACAAAGGGATCAGCATCCCCAGCCTCTTCAACAACTTCCAACGCTATCCGGCCAGTTGTCCTCAAGTCCGACAAGGATAGACTGCAG ACACCACCCGCTTTCTCACTGTCCAGCGCTTTCTCCCTGTCCAGTGCCAAATACGACTCTCCTGCATCGATGCCAACAACGTTGTCTTTTGATGCCATGCTTGCAGCCAAGCAAGCTGACAGAATTATGTGTGATATTTGCAACAAGGAG GTCtgcaataaatattttctaaaagcCCATAAGCTTAAAATGCATGGAATCACATCTCCGATGGAAGACAGGAGGACAACTTCTAGTGCAGATGTGAAAGGTGATGCTGCCACCTTGCAGCCTCCGCTTCCAATGTTAACAATGCCCGAGCAACCTCCCTTACCTTCCCTCCAGCCCATCAGTGCTCAGCCAGCACCCGCTGACTCTACCCTCGTAGAGCATAGCA GTTTGATTAAACTAGGGATCGACCCTGAAGCGTACTGCTCCTTATGCAAGAAGGAGTTCTGCAGCAAGTATTTCCTTAAGACGCACAAACTGAACATGCATGGTGTCAAGACCGATATCGAGCATAGGGTTACACCGCGTGGTACAATCACTCCTCCTACCAGCGTCTCTCCAGCCTCAGCCACAAGTCCCGCCCAGTCTGTGCCTGTAGTTCCAGGTCCTGAGACATTCCAGTGGAAGTGGAAAGAGAACCGAGGCAAG ACAAAAAACAATTTCCCTCCAGCAAATGAGAGCACCGCTCTAGGCAGTGACCAGTTTTCATGGCGATGGAGAGAGCCCGCCAATGCCACTAGAGTTTTTTGTGATATCTGCAACAAAGAACTCTGCAACAAGTACTTCTTGCGCACGCACAAACTCAAGATGCACGGAATTTCCGAGTCAAATGATCA GGCCATGCAAGCGAGCAGCATCATGGCTGACTTGGCCAGAGTAAGTCAGAATAAGGGAATGGTGTCACCCAAGGGGTCAATCAATGTGAATGGTTTCAACAGTCAACGAGCTTCTCCTAACCAGAGTCAGTCATCTTCTCCCACTCAGTTGGAACAGCAGGCTGCCATGCGTGAGGATATTTGCCAG GTATGCGGAATGGTGTTTGTTGATGTAACAGCAGTAGATGAGCACATCAGAGTTGAACACGGAGATGAAATCTTTGAGACGCCTAAG TCTAGCACCTCTGAAGGAAAAAGTGGTGagaaggtgtttgaatgtggaCAATGCTCCTACAAGACATCGGTATGGCAAAAATTGAAAAGCCATGAGACACACAAGCACAATTCTGCTATGAATACATGTTCGTCGTGCCGTGTGACCTTTAGTCATGTGCACATGCTAGTCAAGCACATGCGTGACATTCATAACAAGGATGTAACTCTCGCCAGCCTAGAG CTTGCCGCCCAGCAGAATACTAGGAGTGAAACTGCTAGCATAAAGACAGGTGTACGTTCCACTCAAAACCGTAACACAAGCAGGTTGAAGGGAGCAAGCAATGGCAGCACGATGAAATTTCACCGTCGTGGCGAGAAGGCAATCAGGTCATCACTTTTAAGAAGCCGAGTTTATGCGTGTGACAAATGCAAATATACTAGCAGCACTATGAGAAACCTAAGATTTCATCAG GCTATGAAACACAAGTCTAAAACAACTCTTAACACCCGGAATCAATTGAACGGGTCATCTTCTGCTGCCGATGTCATAATGCAGCAGTTTGACATCGATTCATTCGCTGGCACAGAATTTGTTGCCAAGGAACCAGTGATGCTGCCTGTTTATCACAGGGTGACGGAGGATGTGAGAATTAATGTTACTCTTACACCCTCTAGACTGAGCTCCAATACTAGGGCTTGCTAA
- the LOC137391577 gene encoding BTB and MATH domain-containing protein 36-like encodes MASQRSVVPIGAVPITYHARGKELRERRASLNKTDRHIEKNQRGEEIFTPFAKPDAEGISPRLFNEPDSLSNMVLLVNGVELHVHKEMLASWSPVFMAMFSSCFTETETNKVVMQGKSLEDVRLLLNCIYPPHSTIITAENVMTLLPLVDEYDMKVLKWKCEEVLLTERASLDILLIAHEYNMPRLLESAITGCASLPMSAIDHKKNSELTQHIPAQHLLDVYREKIEQQKAQIKSLNNVRVSASSLYRKLQQWGQSRNSYPCDKHRVFDDTCILCLKCFRDFAFDQLQSLSEYKDC; translated from the exons ATGGCTTCGCAGCGATCAGTTGTGCCAATAGGTGCCGTTCCTATCACCTATCATGCTCGAGGAAAAGAGCTGAGAGAGAGGCGAGCCTCCCTGAATAAGACTGACAGGCATATCGAAAAGAACCAACGAGGAGAAGAAATTTTTACGCCCTTCG CAAAGCCTGATGCTGAAGGAATATCGCCTAGATTATTCAATGAGCCGGACTCGTTGTCCAACATGGTGTTACTCGTCAATGGCGTTGAGCTACATGTCCATAAAGAG ATGCTCGCTAGCTGGTCTCCTGTCTTCATGGCAATGTTCTCTAGTTGCTTCACCGAAACTGAAACAAATAAAGTGGTGATGCAGGGGAAGTCCCTTGAGGATGTGCGATTATTGTTAAACTGTATATACCCTCCTCACTCTACCATCATTACTG CTGAGAATGTCATGACTCTTCTTCCACTGGTTGATGAGTATGACATGAAGGTACTTAAGTGGAAGTGTGAAGAGGTTCTCCTAACTGAAAGGGCAAGTTTGGATATCCTACTTATTGCTCACGAATACAACATGCCGAGACTTCTCGAAAGTGCCATAACAGGCTGTGCAAGTCTACCAATGTCAGCCATTGATCATAAAAAGAACTCTGAACTTACACAACACATTCCAGCTCAACATTTGCTTGATGTTTACCG AGAGAAGATAGAGCAGCAGAAGGCGCAGATCAAGTCATTGAATAATGTTAGAGTAAGTGCAAGCTCTCTTTATCGCAAGCTACAACAATGGGGCCAATCTAGAAACAGTTATCCGTGTGATAAACACAGAGTCTTTGACGATACATGCATTctttgtttaaaatgttttcgaGATTTTGCATTCGATCAGTTGCAGTCTCTATCAGAATACAAGGACTGTTAG